In the Verrucomicrobiota bacterium genome, CGCTGCCGGTTATCGCCATGTCCAATACCCGTCTAGATCAGTTTGACGCCTCGGTCGGCTTTGACCGGGGACGGTCGAAGGCTGTCGAAGCGGTGTGGTATGTCCTAAAATGCGTTTTATTCTTGAGTCCGTTGCCGTGGCCGTCGCGGCTGAAGTGCTTGGTCTTGCGGGTTTTTGGGGGAAAGGTGGGAGCAGGAGTGACCATCAAGCCTCGGGTAAACATTCACTTTCCGTGGAAGCTGGAGGTCGGCGATTGGTGTTGGCTGGGGGAAGAGGTGTTCATTCTCAATTTCGAACCAGTGAAGATTGGGGCGAGTGCTTGCATTTCCCAGCGAGCTTTTCTCTGTGGAGGCAACCACGACTTCCGGGATCAGACTTTCAGATTCCGCAATGCGCCAATTGCGATTGGGGATGGAGCTTGGGTGGGAGCGCAAAGTTTTGTAGGTCCCGGTGTCATTGTGGGCGATGAAGCTGTAATCACGGCGGGGAGTGTGGTAACGAAAAGTGTGCCGGAGAATGAGGTTGTTTCTGGGAATCCTGCAGCGCAAGTGGGGGTGAGGTGGAAGCAGAACTAGCAAAAGCTATGAGGGTTGAAGTCAAATTGACATATGTAGGTATGAATATAATGTTCGTTTAGGTGAGTGATGGAGGTGAGGTGGTCACTGAAGGGTAATCGAAAGCGCAAAAATCGTAAATGCTTTTAAAGAGCCTGAAAGAGCTTGGAATTTTGCGCCTTGGGTGCCAACCGCCGACCGAGGCGCAAAAGTGGCTCAGGTGACTGTGAAGTTGTTGAATTGATAAAAAGTTGTGAACGTTTCTCCAAATTTCACCTTCCTCAGCATGCGTTTCTGGAACGCGCCTGCGGAAGATTTGCTTCGCGAGTTGGATTCCAAGGGTGGGATGTTAGGAGTGCCTTCTGCGCCTTCGCTGGCTCAGGCGGCGGTGGACGGGGAGTTGTTGCGCTCACACCGTGAGGCGGCTTGGAATGTCATGGATGGAGGCTATGTGGCGATGCTGCTGCGTATGGTGGGGCGAAACTGCCGTCGGATCTCAGGCCTGCAGATTGTTCAGAAACTGACCCTTCCAACAGGGAAAGGTGCGGTGCCGATGCAGGAACGGCGGATTCTCTGGGTGGTGCCCAATGGGCAGGAGGCAGAGCGGATTGCGAACTATGTGGCTTCGAGGGGATTTCCTTGGGGAAGTCAGTTTTTTTATGAGGCACCGTATTATCGGACTGACGGGGAGTATCGCGACGAAGGGGCTTTTGCGAAGGTGCGCGAGGTGAAACCGGACTGGATCGTGGTCTGCATTGGGGGAGGGCGTCAAGAGAAGTTGGGCTATTGGCTGCAGAAGGAGTTTTGTGGCTCGCCTGCTGGGGGGACTTCAGTTGCCATTTTTCCGGGTCCAGAAAAAGAGGAGAACGGCGAAGCTGCTACAAACGACCAACTGTCAAGTGACAACACGTACAATCAGTCCCCCGCCATCATCTGCACGGGTGCGGCGATCGCTTTTCTGAGTGGAGGGCAGGCCAATATTCCTCCATGGGCGGATCGGCTGTATCTGGGCTGGTTATTGCGCATTTTGAACAATCCACGTTCGTTCATCCCCCGCTATTTCAACGCGGCATGGCAATTCCCTGTGGCCTTGTGGAGGTTCCGTGGCGAGTGGTTTGCTAAGCCGGAAAAAT is a window encoding:
- a CDS encoding WcaF family extracellular polysaccharide biosynthesis acetyltransferase — its product is MSNTRLDQFDASVGFDRGRSKAVEAVWYVLKCVLFLSPLPWPSRLKCLVLRVFGGKVGAGVTIKPRVNIHFPWKLEVGDWCWLGEEVFILNFEPVKIGASACISQRAFLCGGNHDFRDQTFRFRNAPIAIGDGAWVGAQSFVGPGVIVGDEAVITAGSVVTKSVPENEVVSGNPAAQVGVRWKQN
- a CDS encoding WecB/TagA/CpsF family glycosyltransferase, which gives rise to MNVSPNFTFLSMRFWNAPAEDLLRELDSKGGMLGVPSAPSLAQAAVDGELLRSHREAAWNVMDGGYVAMLLRMVGRNCRRISGLQIVQKLTLPTGKGAVPMQERRILWVVPNGQEAERIANYVASRGFPWGSQFFYEAPYYRTDGEYRDEGAFAKVREVKPDWIVVCIGGGRQEKLGYWLQKEFCGSPAGGTSVAIFPGPEKEENGEAATNDQLSSDNTYNQSPAIICTGAAIAFLSGGQANIPPWADRLYLGWLLRILNNPRSFIPRYFNAAWQFPVALWRFRGEWFAKPEKSGG